DNA from Thermoplasmata archaeon:
GCTACGCGGCCGTCCGGTCCGTGAACCCGCGGATCGTGTACTGCTCGATTTCCGGATACGGGCAGGACGGACCCTATCGGAACCGCCCCGCCTATGACCTGATCCTCCAGGGCCTCGGAGGACTCCAGGGAATCACCGGCGAGCCGGGGCACCCGCCCGTCCGCATCGGAGTCGCCGTCGCGGACATCGCCGGCGGCATGTTCGCCGCGTACGCGATCGCGGCGGCCCTTCTCCACCGGGAGCGGACGCGGGAGGGCGAGTACCTGGACGTCTCCCTGCTCGACTCCCAGCTCGCGTGGCTCACGTACATGGCGGCGAACTTCTTCGCCACGGGCCAGGATCCCGAGCCCGCAGGTTCGCGCCACCCCACGATCGTGCCGTACCAGGCGTTCGCAACCCGCGATGGGTTCCTCGACGTGAGCGTGGGGAACGACGACATCTTCCGTCGGTTCTGTGAAGCCCTGGGTCGCGCGGAGCTCGCCGCGGATCCGCGGTACGCGACGAACCCGAAGCGAGTGGAGAACCGAGCGACCCTGGAGCCGCTCCTCGAGTCCATCCTCCGCGGTCGGACGACGGACGCCTGGCAGTCCCTCTTCAACGAGCATGGCGTCCCCGCGGGTCCGGTCTACCGGATCAGCGACATCGCCCGGGATCCCCAGGTGGCGGCCCGGAGGATGATCTTGGAGATCCCCCATCGGACGGCGGGGAAGATCCGCCAGTTCGGTCCGCCGTTCCGGTCCACCCACGAACGCGGGGCGCCCGCACCGCCGCCGCTCCTGGGCGAGCACACGGAGGCGGTGCTTGCTTCCCTCGGCTACACGCCGAACCAGATCGCGGATCTGAGACGGAGGGCCGTGGTCTAGGCGGGGACCCGAGGGTTACCTTTAAGGTTCGGCGGTCGTCCGGTGCCTGGACCGCACTCATGCCCCTCGGCCTCCTGTTCGACATCGACGGGACCCTCATGGACACCTTGGACGCGATCGTCGCGTCCATGAACGCCGCCCTCGAAAGTTTCGCCGTGAAGCCGCTCACGACCGAGGAACTCCGCCCGCTCATCGGGATGCCCGTCTCCCGCCAGATGGACCTCCTGCGGGGCATGCAGGGTCCCGTCGTGGATCGGATCACGGACATGTACTACGAGCATTTCATGGAGCATGTCGAGCAAGGTCTGCCCCTATACCCCGGGGTCCGCGAGACGATGCCGCGCCTCGGAGATCATCCCATCAGCACGATGACGACGCGGCGCCTCTACGGCGCGCGTCGGATGCTCGAGGTGTCTGGGATTGCGTCGTGCTTCACGGCCATCGTCGGAGGCGACGAGGTCTCGCGACCCAAACCCTACCCGGATCTCCCCCTGTACTCCGCTCGGGCGCTTGGGCTGGAGCCCGGGCGGTGCGTGGTCGTCGGGGACGCCCCCGTGGACATTCTCGCGGGGCGCGCGGCGCGGATGTGGACCGTGGCCGCGACGTACGGCTACGGGAATCCCGCCGCCCTCCGCGAGGCGAAGCCTCATGCAACGATCGTGCGGTTCGCCGAACTCCCCGCGGTTCTCGAGGACCTCGGGGCGCGCGCTCCGTCACCGTAACAAACCCCACGGAACGTTCTTACCCCCGCCTCCCGTTCTCGCGGCCATGGCCGAGCCCGACGTTGCGGGCAAGCTCATGCCCCTCGCGGAAGCCGTGAAGAAGTTCATTCCGGACGGCTGCCGCCTTCGGTCCGGGGGCATCGCGGTGCGGAAGCCGTTCGCGGTGATTTATGAGATCATGCGCCAGCGGAAACGGGACCTCACGTTCTTGATGAGCGGGTGGACCGAGGACGCGGACTGGCTCATCGGCGCAGGTTGCGTGGACCGGCTCGAGGGATCCTACCTCGGCCTCGAGGCGCTCGGACTCGCGCACTGCTACCGGCGTGCGGTCGAGAAGGGCATCCCGCGGAAGATCCTGATCGAGGAGTACAGCAACTTCGGGATGACGATGCGCTTCATGGCCGCCGGCATGGGCCTTCCGTTCATGCCCGTGAAGTCCGAGCTCGGCTCCGACCTCCTCGCGGTTGAGTCGTTCCTTCACCCGAAGGCCCAGGTCCTCGAGGACCCCTTCGGAACCGGCGAGAAGGTCGCGCTCCTCCCCGCGTGCCCCGCGGACGTCGCCCTGCTGCATG
Protein-coding regions in this window:
- a CDS encoding CoA-transferase, whose amino-acid sequence is MAEPDVAGKLMPLAEAVKKFIPDGCRLRSGGIAVRKPFAVIYEIMRQRKRDLTFLMSGWTEDADWLIGAGCVDRLEGSYLGLEALGLAHCYRRAVEKGIPRKILIEEYSNFGMTMRFMAAGMGLPFMPVKSELGSDLLAVESFLHPKAQVLEDPFGTGEKVALLPACPADVALLHAQRCDEEGNAQVWGQLGDDLWGTYAGKKVLLTVEEIVPTKVIRRDPNRTIIPGFRVHAIVPLAFGGHPYQVQGYYDTDRAFRKDYAARSTTLEGWQGWADEWVYGVEDHVAYLRKLGPDRLNALRAKPVMSGKVNYGY
- a CDS encoding CoA transferase, encoding MPGLLEGIRVLDVSRVLTGPYCSLMLADLGAEVTKVEMPGRGDDTRAWGPPFLGGESAYFLCINRNKESVTLNLKDPEGRKIALDLAARSDVFLENFAPGVAERLGLGYAAVRSVNPRIVYCSISGYGQDGPYRNRPAYDLILQGLGGLQGITGEPGHPPVRIGVAVADIAGGMFAAYAIAAALLHRERTREGEYLDVSLLDSQLAWLTYMAANFFATGQDPEPAGSRHPTIVPYQAFATRDGFLDVSVGNDDIFRRFCEALGRAELAADPRYATNPKRVENRATLEPLLESILRGRTTDAWQSLFNEHGVPAGPVYRISDIARDPQVAARRMILEIPHRTAGKIRQFGPPFRSTHERGAPAPPPLLGEHTEAVLASLGYTPNQIADLRRRAVV
- a CDS encoding HAD family hydrolase; this translates as MPLGLLFDIDGTLMDTLDAIVASMNAALESFAVKPLTTEELRPLIGMPVSRQMDLLRGMQGPVVDRITDMYYEHFMEHVEQGLPLYPGVRETMPRLGDHPISTMTTRRLYGARRMLEVSGIASCFTAIVGGDEVSRPKPYPDLPLYSARALGLEPGRCVVVGDAPVDILAGRAARMWTVAATYGYGNPAALREAKPHATIVRFAELPAVLEDLGARAPSP